In Altererythrobacter rubellus, the following are encoded in one genomic region:
- a CDS encoding DUF4345 family protein, which yields MALVLRALLFVGGLFFVLMGIGFLLDPVGSGADFGIAPKGVLGFASVRADMTAFFVVAGGCMIWGAWARKGDPLLVSAALMGIAIFGRLYTLTVDGPHDGWFLPIIVESVTVILALLGSRMLPHTALVPDEDA from the coding sequence ATGGCGTTGGTTTTACGGGCTTTGCTGTTTGTTGGTGGATTGTTCTTCGTGCTGATGGGGATCGGATTTCTGCTCGACCCGGTTGGCTCAGGCGCGGATTTCGGAATTGCGCCAAAAGGCGTGCTGGGATTCGCTTCCGTTCGTGCGGATATGACCGCGTTCTTCGTTGTGGCTGGCGGGTGCATGATCTGGGGCGCATGGGCCCGCAAAGGCGATCCATTGCTGGTATCGGCTGCTCTTATGGGCATCGCCATCTTCGGGCGGCTCTACACTTTGACAGTCGATGGCCCGCATGATGGCTGGTTTCTGCCCATCATCGTTGAATCGGTAACTGTGATCCTGGCCCTGTTGGGTAGCCGGATGCTGCCGCACACCGCTCTGGTACCTGACGAGGACGCTTAA